The Mycolicibacterium aichiense region TGGTGGCAGCGCCGCTACACGTTCACCGGAACGGCTGTCGGCCTGGTGTTCCTCGGCCTGTCCCTGAGCCCGTCGCTGCTGCCGCGCGGACCGCTGTTCCAAGGCCTGGTCAGCGGCGCCGCCGGTGCGGTCGGCTACGGGCTGGGCGTCTTTGCCGTCTGGCTGGTGCGATTCATGTTGTCGCGGCCGTCGAGCCCGCACCCGCCACGGTGGTCCTGGCCGGTGTTGGTCGCCGTCGGAGTCGTCTGGCTGGTCGTGACGATCTACTGGTTCCACGTCTGGCAGGACCACGTCCGCGACCTGATGGGTGTGCCACGGCTGCAGTGGTACAACTACCCGCAGGCCGCGATCATCGGCGTGGTCATCCTGTTCCTGTTCGTCGAAATCGGCCAGCTGGTAGGCAGACTCGTCAGATATATGGTGTGCCTGCTGAATCGGTATGCGCCACCGCGGGTTTCGGCGGTGGTTGTGGTCGTGCTGCTGCTGAGCCTGACCATCGCCGTGCTCAACGGCGTGATCATCAGGGGCGGAATGAGCTTCCTGAACAGCACTTTCGCCTCGGTGAACGACGAGATGGATCCGGACAACCCGGCTCCGAAAACCCCGCTGCGCTCCGGCGGCCCGGGCTCACTGGTCGCGTGGGACACCGTCGGCCACCAGGGCCGCACGTTCGTCGCCGGTGGGCCGTCGGTCGAACAGCTGACCAAATTCAACGGCACCCCCGCGGTCGAACCGATCCGGGCCTACGCGGGCAAGAACTCCGCCAACGGAATCAAGGCGTCCGCCGAGCTTGCGGCGCGAGAGTTGGAGCGCGCCGGCGGATTCAAGCGCAAGGTCATCGCCGTCGCGACCACGACGGGAACGGGCTGGATCAACGAGGCCGAAGCGTCCGCGCTGGAATACATGTACAACGGCGACACCGCGATCGTCAGCATGCAGTACTCGTTCCTGCCGAGCTGGTTGTCGTTCCTGGTGGACAAGGAGAACGCCCGACAGGCAGGCCAGGCGTTGTTCGAGGCGGTCGACGCACGACTGCGCGAGATGCCCGAGGCGCAGCGGCCCAAGATCGTGGTGTTCGGCGAGAGCCTGGGATCCTTTGGCGGCGAGGCTCCGTTCCTGAGCCCGAACAACATCATCGCGCGCACCGACGGCGCACTGTTTTCGGGCCCGACGTTCAACAACACGATGTGGGACTACGTCACCGTCAATCGCGACGCCGGATCCCCGATGTGGCTGCCGATCTTCGATGACGGTCAGAACATCCGGTTCTCTGCGCGCCCCGACAATCTGGGTAGGCCGGACAAGCCGTGGGGGTACCCACGGATCGTCTATCTCCAGCACGCGTCCGATCCGATCAGCTGGTGGAACCCGAATCTGCTGTTCGCCGAACCGGATTGGTTACGCGAAGCACGTGGGTACGACGTATCGCCGGATATGTACTGGATTCCGATCGTCACGTTCTTGCAGGTGTCGGCCGACATGGCGGTGGCCGTCGATGTTCCCGACGGGCACGGCCACCGTTACGTGCGCGACGTCGTCAACGCGTGGGCGTCGATCCTGCAACCGCCGGGGTGGACACCGGAGAAGACCGAGCGGCTACGCGGAATCGTCACTGCGCCGGAGTGAGTGTGCTCAGCTCGGCGAGTACACCGGCCGCGGCCAACGCCTGATAGCCGCCGACGACATCGGTGGCGCGGTGCAATCCGAGATCCTGTAACGCGGCCGCGGCCAGGCTCGAGGTGTAGCCCTCCGAGCACAGGATCACCCACTCGATGTCATCGTCGGTCGCCTGGGGCAACCGGGCCTCGCTGGTCGGGTCGGCGCGCCACTCCAGCACATTGCGTTCGACCACCAGCGCGGCCGGCGTCTCGCCTTCGGCGGCGCGTTGGGCGGCCGGTCGAATGTCGACCAGGATGGCACCTCGTCGCAGTGCCGCCGGGATCTCCTGCGCCGTCAGCCGGTGCAGTCGCGCTCGGGCGTCGGCCAGGACGCGGTCGATTCGGCTGCTCATCGGATCAGCTCCCTTCGGGTGCGTCGGTCAGCTCGGTGCGGGTGCGGCGCAACGTATTACGTTCGGTGACTTCGTAATACGACATCGCCGTCAACGGCGGCGAATACGCGTGCACACTCAGTGTGGCAGAGGCCGGGGCCGCAACGGCCGGTGCGCCGACGACGTCGTGCACCCACCCCAGCGGGAAAGCCGCCTGGTCGCCGGCGTCGAGGCGACGGCGATTCAATCGCTCACCGTCCCAACGGTATTCGTGCAGCGCGCCGGATAGCACGGTCAGCGCACCCAGCGATCCGCCGTGGTCGTGCAGCTCGGTGGTGTGGCCGGCGACCCAGCTGATCAGCCAGACGTCGAGCTCATCGTCGGCGTGCAGCCTGGTGAACCAGCGTTCGTCGCTCGGCGGGCCACCGGGGGGCAGCAGCATGTTGAATTGGCCGCGCAGTACGCCGTCGGCGTATCGATCGGTGGCGTGCATGAGGTCGGGCAACCGCAGCCGGGTGGGCGCGGAGACCGCTGGTGCGATGGACGGGAAGGTGGCAAGTGAGAGGGCAGCGCCCGAATACGGCATGACGAGAAACTTTCCGCACGTTGCAGGGTCAGATCGGGGGGTCGGCTAGTACCGACAACACTCCCTGGACCTGGTCTGCTCCGTCATGGCCGCCAGTGTTGCATAGATTGAAACGATGCGCCCCTACCGATGTCGCTCCTTGTCAGCCGCCGCGGCGTGTGTCGCGGGGGTGGCAGCCGTGCTGACGGCATGCTCATCGGGCGGCGGCGGGCAGCCCCCGTCCACGACTTCGGCGCCGTCGAGCAGCGGGGCGCAGTCGACGGAAGCGGCTGCGCCGTCGGGCACGGTCGGCACGTCGCCCGGTGGCGTCACCACCCGGATCGACGCGCCCGCCGAATCGACCGAAGAGCAATATGCGCAGGCCTGCATGGCGACGAAGAAGTGGATGGAAGCCAAGGGCGGTGAACCGGCGACGCTCATCGAACCGTTCCTCAAGGAAGTGCAGAGCAACGCGGCCCCGGGCCCGGCGACGTTCAACAGCACCTGGGGGCAGCTCTCGACGGCGCAGCAGGCCGCGGTCATCATCGCGGTGAGGGCCGCCGCCGAGGGCGGCTGCTGAGCCTTTCGATCACGGGTAGCAAAACTCGGGGCCAGGGAGCTGTAGGTCCACTCAACGTTGGCGGGTGACGTCGCTTCTACCAGGCTTTTTCAAGATTCCGGTTGAGATGGCGGACGCCGAATTACCTTTTGACGGCGGGTGGCGGTGCGCGCGTCGTCGGCGGGGCTGAGCACAGTCAGGGTCGATGCAGCCGCGCCGGGATGAAACCACCGTGCCGCGAAGTTGGGAGAAGGCATGACCGCAACGATGGCCGCCGTGGGCGCGTTCGCCGCCGACGACCTGAACGACAGCCTGCGCGATGTCACCGTCCCCGTACCGCAGCTGCGGCCCCGCGATCTGCTGGTGCGCGTGCAGGCCGTGTCGGTCAACCCAGTCGACACGAAGCAGCGCCGCGGGCTGACGCCGTCGGCGGAACCGGCGATCCTCGGGTACGACGCGGCGGGCGTCGTCGAGGCGGTCGGCCCGGCGGTCGAGACACTCGCCGTCGGCGACGAGGTCTGGTACGCAGGCGACATCACCCGCGCGGGCAGCAACGCCGAGCTGCAGGCCGTCGACGAGCGCATCGTCGCACGCAAGCCGTCCTCGCTGTCCTTCGCCGACGCCGCCGCCCTGCCGCTTACGGCTATCACCGCATGGGAATCGCTGTTCGACCGCTTCGGCCTCACGCCGGAGTCGACCGGCGACCTGCTGGTGCTCGGTGCGGCGGGCGGGGTCGGCTCGGTGATGATCCAGCTGGCCAAGGCGCTGACCGGCGTGCGGGTCATCGGCACCGCGAGCCGCGACGAGTCGCGGCGGTGGGCTGAGCGGATGGGCGCCGACGTGGTGGTCGACCACCGCCGGTTGCGGGATGAGACCCTGGCGGTGGCACCGGACGGCGTGCGATACCTGTTCTCCCCGCACTCGGCCGGCAACATCGACGACTACGCCGCGATCGTCGCGCCCTTCGGCCACATCACCGCGATAGACGAGCCCGAGGGACTCGAGCTGGTCGCGCTGAAAGCCAAGAGCATCGCGTGGCACTGGGAGCTGATGTTCACGCGGTCGATGTACGAGACGCCGGACATGATCGCCCAGCAGCGGCTGCTCGCCGAGGTGGCGGCGATGGTGGACCGCCGCGAGCTACGCAGCACCGTCACCGAGACGATCACGGATTTCTCCGCGGCCGGGCTGTGCGAAGCGCACCGCCTCGTGGAGTCGGGCCGGATGACCGGCAAGGTCGTCGTCACCCGCTGACCGCGGCGAGTCTTCATCCGCGCCGCCTGTCGTTGGGCGCCGGAAACGACCCTTCCCGTCCTTTCGATCTCGAAACGAACAGGCGCATTGCGGAATTCGAGGTCGCACACTGGACGGGCAAGGACGCGATGCGCAAGCGCACGGTAGTCAGCGACCTAGACGCCAGCCCGGCGCTCCTGGCCTGATGTGTGGGGTGCCCGTCGTCGACGCCGTCGTGGTTTCGCCCCGATACTGCCGATATGAGCCCTGTGGTGATCACCATCGTCGCCGTGTTCTTCCTCGGGATGGGTCTCTACGGCCTGGCGGCACCGGCGAGCCTCATCGAACCGTTCGGCATCGTCCTCGAGCGC contains the following coding sequences:
- a CDS encoding cysteine dioxygenase, which translates into the protein MPYSGAALSLATFPSIAPAVSAPTRLRLPDLMHATDRYADGVLRGQFNMLLPPGGPPSDERWFTRLHADDELDVWLISWVAGHTTELHDHGGSLGALTVLSGALHEYRWDGERLNRRRLDAGDQAAFPLGWVHDVVGAPAVAAPASATLSVHAYSPPLTAMSYYEVTERNTLRRTRTELTDAPEGS
- a CDS encoding zinc-binding alcohol dehydrogenase family protein, giving the protein MTATMAAVGAFAADDLNDSLRDVTVPVPQLRPRDLLVRVQAVSVNPVDTKQRRGLTPSAEPAILGYDAAGVVEAVGPAVETLAVGDEVWYAGDITRAGSNAELQAVDERIVARKPSSLSFADAAALPLTAITAWESLFDRFGLTPESTGDLLVLGAAGGVGSVMIQLAKALTGVRVIGTASRDESRRWAERMGADVVVDHRRLRDETLAVAPDGVRYLFSPHSAGNIDDYAAIVAPFGHITAIDEPEGLELVALKAKSIAWHWELMFTRSMYETPDMIAQQRLLAEVAAMVDRRELRSTVTETITDFSAAGLCEAHRLVESGRMTGKVVVTR
- a CDS encoding rhodanese-like domain-containing protein, with the translated sequence MSSRIDRVLADARARLHRLTAQEIPAALRRGAILVDIRPAAQRAAEGETPAALVVERNVLEWRADPTSEARLPQATDDDIEWVILCSEGYTSSLAAAALQDLGLHRATDVVGGYQALAAAGVLAELSTLTPAQ
- a CDS encoding alpha/beta hydrolase produces the protein MTVTEPEVVEEPKSEPKPDWWQRRYTFTGTAVGLVFLGLSLSPSLLPRGPLFQGLVSGAAGAVGYGLGVFAVWLVRFMLSRPSSPHPPRWSWPVLVAVGVVWLVVTIYWFHVWQDHVRDLMGVPRLQWYNYPQAAIIGVVILFLFVEIGQLVGRLVRYMVCLLNRYAPPRVSAVVVVVLLLSLTIAVLNGVIIRGGMSFLNSTFASVNDEMDPDNPAPKTPLRSGGPGSLVAWDTVGHQGRTFVAGGPSVEQLTKFNGTPAVEPIRAYAGKNSANGIKASAELAARELERAGGFKRKVIAVATTTGTGWINEAEASALEYMYNGDTAIVSMQYSFLPSWLSFLVDKENARQAGQALFEAVDARLREMPEAQRPKIVVFGESLGSFGGEAPFLSPNNIIARTDGALFSGPTFNNTMWDYVTVNRDAGSPMWLPIFDDGQNIRFSARPDNLGRPDKPWGYPRIVYLQHASDPISWWNPNLLFAEPDWLREARGYDVSPDMYWIPIVTFLQVSADMAVAVDVPDGHGHRYVRDVVNAWASILQPPGWTPEKTERLRGIVTAPE
- the lpqV gene encoding lipoprotein LpqV, with translation MLTACSSGGGGQPPSTTSAPSSSGAQSTEAAAPSGTVGTSPGGVTTRIDAPAESTEEQYAQACMATKKWMEAKGGEPATLIEPFLKEVQSNAAPGPATFNSTWGQLSTAQQAAVIIAVRAAAEGGC